Part of the Hevea brasiliensis isolate MT/VB/25A 57/8 chromosome 16, ASM3005281v1, whole genome shotgun sequence genome is shown below.
aaaataaaataaaattaatttattctatattgtttagataaattattaaaataaaaataataataatttctccCCTAGAAGAAATATTATTATATCTATtttgtaaaaaaatatttaaatattttaattatcattttcATTTCTCATCGTTCCTCTCCATTTCCAaccaatttagaaaaaaaatattttgaattaaaatttctcttcatttttcccatcctcttcttttctcttcagtTCTCCCTTAATTCTATTTGatgttcaaataaaaaaaatttaaatatttaaatattttaatcatcatttcatttttctttgttacTCTCCATCTCTCACCAATTTAAAGATaaatattttaagttaaaatttttctttatttctccCCTTCCCCTTCATTTCTCTTCAATTTTACCTTCTATTCGATgtccaataaaaaaatttaaaaagattaaagttcttttattttcccttCTCTCCATATCTCTGGATCCAAGCAAagggataaaaaaaatataaacaataataataaaaaataaagtgctGCTGCCTGCTGAAGTAAATATGGTGTAAGGTAAAAGGAGTAGCAGAGAGGAGAAGGAGAGAAgggaagaaaaattaaaaagaaaaaattaaaaaaaaattgaactgcGCAACTGCTGAAAGGCTGCGCCATGTGAAACTTGAAAGTAGAAGAATAGAAGAAGATGAGAGGAgagatgaaagaagaagaagaagaggagagagagagagagaaagagagagagagagaggaaggatgaGAGAAATACCTTAGGTTGAGCCTCTGATGACTGATGGACTACTTCTCCAGCAGCGGTGGCGCGGACTTCTCCAGGAGCTCTCTCACTAGGGGAAATACCTAGGGGTATTTTAATGCGTAAATTACTAGGaggtatttaattttattaaaattatttatttattttttaaaattaattaaaatatattattttatttaactcatgaaaatttgtttataaattgatttaaatttataaatatttaaaattttaaataattatatatttaacaaaaatatttatgaataattaataaatatttattttatttgataaaaaataatatataaatgtatttattattaaaataaaaaaaatattaaataaaaataatataataaaatatttaattaaattaacttataaatatcaaaataaaaaattaagttttttagcttattttttaatttataattcaatttataaacttaaaaattattataaaaaaataaagaattttatttttaaaacttataaggacctattgttattaaaaattaatttttaaatatattaatcagaaaatatcaaaaaataaattaaaattaaatttaataaatttttataataaaaatattaaaataataaaatattttttttaaaattattttattgaataacattttaaatagtatttttattaaaatagttttaaatttttaaacacaatattaaaaaaatactaaattaatttgattaatttacaaATTAGGACAAACACTTTTTCATCATGATTCTTTTAGTCAAATGGAAAAAGCTCAAAATGCCTTTTATTTTTAAGGGGTAAATGctgaaataaaaaatatatatttttacaattttatcatattaaaaaaattcttattaaatcataaaatttttTAACCCTTATTAATTCtatcataaaattaataaaattaacatCAAATGTCACGTCACatcaataatataatataattgataaaaatttaaaacatataaaatttaattgacaaattaattagtataaagtatagttacaaaaattgaaaggacatcattttttaactattttttttaaaattatttaattttaaaatataaaaatattaattataattatatattatatatattattaattaaaatatataaatttaaatgagATAAAATATTATTAAGGTAGGATCGGGTATTTTAaatattgattaaattaaaaaaatataatttttacaaatactTTATATATTATCATCTTTatctttattataatttaaagactaaaatataattttttaaaatatttattatgaaaattatatataattaatttaaatttatataataataataataataattaaagtcTCTAAACTAGTTAAAATTAGGTATATAGATATTTTTTGCCATCCAATTATGCTCCAAAGAAATTTCataacaatatttaaaaattatgaattttttaatataacttcatttaatgttattttagttattttcctTTCTACTCTTATTTCTTTATTACTACTTTATTACATTTTCAAGTTGATGCATTTTCAAGCcaattaaattaatcaaaatcaaattgttaattaacttaattttaaaagtaagtcatttaaaaaattatataaattaaaatggattagagaaattgtaaaaaaaaaatatattcaatTTTTTGCAACtatgtatatattaaaaaattatcaattaaaacatatacattTAAACTCTTATCAATTGCGCAACTAACATGACATTTCTATTAGTGAATTAATGACATAATTAATGatagaatataattaataataattaattatattaatttttaattggtAAATTTGTAGTGTGATAGAAATACaagtatgattttttttttttacatttatccCTATTTGTAAtaataaatcttttttttttttttgtgagaaTGAGAAAAGCTAAAAGCCTAAGCAACAACAAAACGACTGTAGGAAATTCCTACAACATCATGAAATAGCCCTGACAAAATATTAACTGGAGGTTCTTCTAAGAAGTGCCGACCAAGAGGCAAACAGTAAGCCATATAAGCTAACCAATCTAtaacggcccgacccactagtaatattgtcctgggccgaagccctcacggttttaaaacgcgtcattaggggttacgaaccaccaacttataaactcagtatctctcccgtgttttgccgatgtatgggatttgcctagggtgttacaatccacccccttatgggacttagGGTCCTCTCTGAGGTTTGCCCcatcatcgctcaaggttgcacgcggagcggctttgATATCACAAATGTAACGGTCcggtccactagtgatattgtccgctcttggctgaagccctcacggttttaaaacgcatcattaggggttacgaaccaccaacttataaacccaacatatctcccgtgttttgccgatgtgggatttgcgtaGGGTGTTACACAATCAACGCTAAAATTTGTTTTCCTATAAATGTGGCGAATTTGAACATCCAAATCCTTAAGAAGAAGACTGCCAATGGAGTCCACAACGCAGCGTTAAATGCATTGATTATTCGAGAGACCCAGAACAGTATTAACCGCACTCAAGTTATCACATTCCAAAATAACTTTCCTATAGCCTCTATCATAAGCCAATCTTAGCCCCTCATGCATAGACCATAACTCAGCTCCAAGAACAGAGGAGACGCCATACGATTTTTGTTATTCTCCTTAAGAGAAGACCCCTTAGCCCTAAACTCAAGAATCCAATCTTATTGCTCCAATCTCATTTTCTTCAAATCTGATTGCTCTCTATCTGCACTGAAGAATATCCAACCCCAGTTTCTAACCCAAATAAGATGGCTAAAGCTTTGTAATTTTAACCATTGTATTTATGGAAAGAACTCTAAATGATATTTCGTAAACGATAAAATTTATGAAACAAATAATTTCCAGTTAGTACCGAAGCTCAATGAGAATGGCTAGAAGTCACAAACAATCGTAAAAACATAAACAAATGAactaaaattctaattaatttaaaaaatatattttcattatttgaGTAGGAGGAATATTTCATGAAAGATTATTTCCATGAAATATAAAAGttctattttaatatttttttaaattatatagatTAATATTGTGGTGGAGAAAGGACAAAGTTcaaaaaaaagttaattagtgTCTTCAATGTGCAATATTTaaagtaataaatatattaaattatatttagataaaactaattaatatattcattattgttatcattaatttaatataaaaattctcTTAAATGTAGTTTAGGTTGATgagtatataattttaaattataatggaTAGTTGATTATTTTGATGATAATGAAAAACAACGTTACCGCGAATGAAACATTATATTGAACATTATTGGGATGCAATAACTTTTGATCTCCTTAATCGGAGGGACAAAGTACAGAATTAGAAAGAATCGCTGTTTCGAAAGGAAAGTGAATTTACAAAGGGAGGGAATAAATAAAAATACCCATTTCCATATCTTCTTCATCGAAATATCTTATGGTCCAATAACAATTTAGCCCAGCCAACTAACTATAAATTAGGAAAAGTTAAAAATCATTAATATGAAATTGCACcagattaaaatttaattttttacattttaatccTTGATAATATTCTAAAGCCAGCACTTATAAGCTAAAAATTATTCTAGATTATATAAGCAAGCACATTAGATTATAAGCAATAGTGTCAGTTCAGGTAAACAACCATGTTCAACATTATAAGTAAGTTCTAATCAATAGCAGTTCATCATAACTTCAGTAAATATAAACTCAAACCCTCAAGAGATTGTTACAACAGTTTAAATTGGGTGTCTTCTTGTCTAGAAAACAATGGCACACAAGAAGCACAGCCCATGGCATGGCTCATCATCTTTTCTTAAAACCATATTTCTTGCGTTCGTAGAACAGATCTGTTTTGGCACTCCCTAAATTAACAATTTTGGGACATCCATCCCTATCTTTCTCTTGCTGTGTGCATTCTTTGCAATAGTAGGCATCAGAAATACCCACTCCTCCACAAATAACACACCGACCTTGGAAGGATCCATAATTGCACTCATCACAAACTCGCACAAGTGTACAAGGACGCACGTAGGAGTCGCATATTACACATTTCCCATCACATTTCTCACAAAGTCGTCCAATGGCAATTCCCGGCTGCTTCCGGCACATAATTAAATCAGGATGATGCTTGGCCATGCTTCAAGGTCCTTACCTATACCTATTACCTGCAGAGTGAAAATGGTGAGGTTAAATTGTATACTTGCAAGTTGACTTTCATTTGAAAAATTGACTTCCAAATCAAATCCAAAATGTCTTACTTCATATCATTGCATTGCGTTCAATCATAACACAACAATTTCATTGTAACATGTTGGCATAGGCATCAATAGCACATTAAaccatatattaaaattaatgaaaGAAGACTTCCACTTTCTAACCTCACAGTGATTTTATCTCCAAGATGTTCCAATCCTTTCCACTACAACCATCAGCCTCATTATGCAGCCCAGTCATCAGGCTCAAGGTAATATAGACTTCATTACTATACCTAATCCCACATCAAGAATACTGTTGCTTCATACTCCAAGTTTGAGCAATCTACTTTCTTATTTGTGTTTTTAGTATGAGTAGTTGAATTAACAATCGTGCAATTTAGCTAAAAAGcaagtcatttttttttttttaaatttgtaagACTAATTTTCAAAAGTAAGGTACACTATTCCTTTCTTAGGTCACTCATGTGATGCTTTGTTGTTATAAATAGTCTATGTGCTGCTACAAGCAGAGTATGAAAATAAAGAATGCAATGTATGAAACAATCTGCAGAAATCTCTTAGTTTCTAATTTTTCTTGCTTTAAAATCCAACAGATATTCTTTGCACATATGTTTTATcaagcaaatttgcaaattttcagcttTATTATCTTATTATTCGACTTGTGTTATTAGTCACATtagcaaaataaaaaaaaaaaattgtacatGTATACATGATCATGCATACAGAATCATTAAATTCTGAATCTgtaataaaatcaattcaaactaCACATGACCCTGCACCCAGTGTAGCCAAGTTTTTTCAGCAAACAAATTATAATATCAGGTACAACAGTTTCAAGTCTTATGTTGACAATGCTTCTTTATGCTGAACATGTCAACAAAGATGTTAAATAGTTGATACTTTTCAATGCCAAACATATCTTGATAGACCTACTTGTTCATATTTTAAAATAGGACCATGAGAATATTTACATAGAGATTAGTAATTTAATCTCTAATAAATTCCCAAAGTGACACTTTAGCTGCAGTGAGAGGAGTTGTGGAGCGACAAACTACACAAAATCTTATGGAACATACTCATTTTAGTGGTTTTTTTCAATTAAGACCCAAAATACATTTGAAGGTAaaactgaaaaaaatattgatttctataactcaaaaatttttcatctcttCTTTTTTATGCAATACAGAGAAATATAGGTCATTGTACCacatttttattacaaataatgtAAGATATCCCCACTGCAACCGGGAGGGTTCTGTTCTTGAGAAGCATGGATGGAAATGGAATAATATATAGATTCACAATGCAAATGCAACAGTTTACTCTTATTCTCTGTTAAAACAGAGCTAGATTTGTGTCTTTTGTTTGACAAGTTTTGGATATATAGCTTCTTGATTACTAGCAGTATGAATTTTGCGCAGCAAGCTGGATATACAAGATCTCCAGTGGTATCAGCAGCTGAATTTAGGCTTTTAGTGCTGTAAGTTTTAACAGACAGTACCTTGAGTGGCAGTAGATTTTCCATTTGAAATGCAAACTTAGGATTCCTCTTAGATTTAACTTGGAGTTActattttgtagtttttttttGAAGTTTAATAATTGCTCTGCTGATGCACtttccttttaattaataaaaaaaaaacacagaAGCATAGGATATTCTCACAATAATACATATCATAAGAGTGCATATTCCATGAACAACAGCTATAGAGACTATTTACTGGTACCGCAATTCATCCTTGAGCTAGCTCTCTCACTCTCCCGTCTACTAAACTATCTATTAATGTTATCCCAGGTCCACTGTTGTTTACCTAGCTTGAAAATAGAGAACACAGTCTTTAAAGGGCAAAATATAATTGAAATATACAAGAACAGTTCAACAGTACCAAGTAAATAAGGAAATTTTATACTTTGGGGAAACTTGCACAGTGATTCCCAAAACACAGCTATGT
Proteins encoded:
- the LOC110666388 gene encoding PHD finger-like domain-containing protein 5A; this encodes MAKHHPDLIMCRKQPGIAIGRLCEKCDGKCVICDSYVRPCTLVRVCDECNYGSFQGRCVICGGVGISDAYYCKECTQQEKDRDGCPKIVNLGSAKTDLFYERKKYGFKKR